gtatgttgctaCCAACAGATCCCTTTCATGTGAATTACCTTTATCCACTCTTGACTATCAGCCTGCAAACCAGCCTGTGAGACAACCAGcataaacacacaagcaaacatCCAACAGGAGTGTCCAACAGGAGGTACATTCTGCGCATTGACAACCAGCCAGCGAGAGACACATATAGCTACTGAAGCAGCCTGTAAAATATTTAACTGGCCTGACCAAACTGAAGGGCAGCCATGTTGATCATCTTAgccttcatcatcttcttccatCTGGCTGCAGCCATCCTCCTCTTTGTTTCAACCATTCACAATGTGAGTATAAACCAAGAATGGTCACAGAGCATGGCAgtacattttcatcatttcaaccATCTCTATGTCCCTCCCTGATTTAGTGTTGGTGGGTGGTGTCGCCAGTTGGACGTGAGGTGATCTACGCTGACCTGTGGTACTCCTGTAACTCCACCTGCTATCCTGTGGAGAACAGCCATACGACTGATGCAGGCAAGACAGCGTGCAGCTATGTAATTGATGTGTGTGTACGGTAattgtgtgtgtaacagctcctttctcctctttcctcaGCCTATCTGCAGGCCGTCCAGGCAACTATGATCCTGGCCACCATCTTCTGTTGTGTCAGCTTCTTCGTCTTCATCCTTCAGCTCTTTAGGCTCCAACAGGGAGAGAGATTTATTTTCACATCCATCATCCAGCTATTGGCCTGTGAGtgacgcaagcacacacacacacacacacacacacacacacacacacacacacacacacacacacacacacacacacacacaaacacacacacaggcgtcAAAGCagcttttgtctctgtctgagAGACTTCTCAGGAGACTTGAAGAGTAAGTCTAGAatgcatttagtgcgacagggGCTTTAGTGACTATTGTTTTAGCTTACCAGCCATTACCAACCTGTTTTTTCTGTGCAGTGTCCTTGTGTTGGCAAGATTTGAGTGCCAGCCAAAGTGTTAGGTAAAATGTGTAATCTTCAACTTTCCTCATATTCATGGAAAGATAGCAAAGACTTCCCACTGACCGTTTTACCTTGTGGTAATGTGGTATCCAGCATTTTAGTAAAAATACCATCAACTTACCAAAAGACTTGAAATCAAATACATTGTTCACTTTATTAACGTTGTCAACCAGGACAACAATGTAAATTTGTCAACAATGACAAAGTGTAGAAAGCGTCTCAAAGCTGGCACTCAACCACTAAcaaatgctgttttattataATGTAAACTATCCATTTTAGGaaataaaatatgcaaaatatgTTCTACTTTAGCAGCAATGCACAGTTGGCTGTGGAGAAGGCTTTAAGTCAGCCCTTTCACATTGTAGCTGACAGGAAATTAAGCTAGTCAGCATTACCTTTGGacaaagccaggctagctgttgcCAGTCTTTGTGCCAAGCTAAGCTCACCGGCAGCTGGTCGGTAGTATCAATCAtatcatctaactctcagcaagaaaacaGATAAGTGTATTTTGCAAAATAATGTCAAATAACTGCTTTAAGTTGCACCAAGTTGCTGCAGGACACAACTGGTTGAATGTTGGAGTTGTAGTTTAAATGAAATGTCCTCTTTAACTAACAAATGCAAtttccatcctcctctctcctcctttagCTCTTTGTGTGATGATTGCAGTTTCCATCTACACGGCTCAAAAAAATAGCTTTCATGTGCCCAGTCTTCAGGAAGGCTCCTACGGCTCCTCCTATATCCTGGCCTGGATCAGCTTCCCCATGACTCTCATCGGCGGCCTAATGTACCTGGTGCTCAGGAAGCGCAAATAGATTTGATGGGCTTGAGGCACAGGCACGCAAATATTCAAAGATATAAAACAGGAGCACTTGGACATATTTGCATAAAAACATACACTCTGCCTTAACAAACATGCACCCAGTCTTTCTCTAACGCTTACATTGTATGATACCCTTGGAGATAAAGAAATACATGTACACCACAAATCCACATTTATTTCCAGTCTCAAGTTCAAAACCCAATAATCACACAGCTTTCTCCTTCCTGATGGTATATCTTTCTCACGGAATGTGCTCACTGCGATGCACGAGGACTCGTGCAGAAGTGGGTTCAGTTGACGGGCTGTGCTatacactttttgttgttgataaGTGCCTCAGAAACAGTCGACGGGATAGTCTTTATATTCATGCATGACAGCCACTAACACATGTTTCTggaaacattttagaaatacaCCATGACTTTTGCCATTTAGTTACTGTGCTGGATAGATTCATTTACATTGAGTTGCGGTCAAATCTACACAATTCAAATGCAGATAAGCAAATGCACCACGCAGGCGCCTCGCTGCATTCAGCACTCACTCCCTGCTCTGCATAGAAAAGGCCCCTGAGGCTCCTTGCTGCGTTTAGTGAGAACATGCCTTCGCTATCCTCTTCCAACTTTCCCCCTGAGCCACCACACAATTGTTCCAACATATTGATTTGTCTCTTCCTTTTGTTTCATTGTGCCCTGCTTCCCACCTACCAGCTCCATTCATAGGAACCTGTCTGAAATGTCCAATCAAAAAGGATAAAAACTGACGACAAGTGGGAAGATACGTCTCACTGGGACTTTCCAAAGGGTCCATACTGTTGTTTGTGAATTAATTTTGTATATATAAGCTGTGTGTATAGTTCAGCTAATTGCCAAAAGCTTTTTCTAAGACTGAAATACTAAAGCTATATataatagaaagaaaaagaaaaaaaagagagcatcTTATGTTAACCATAGCATACAGGAAGTGTAGGCAGGCACTAGTAGAGGTATAATGTGTAGGATCTTAACACGTCATTTGTATTCTTCTGTTACTGACTTGTGTTTTAATGATGAAAAAGGAACCAGTAATGTAATGTGACATTTGGGATTGATTTAAATGACAACATAGGAACATGCAAACTTGAAATAAGAATGAACATTTctttgttatattattattattattattatcatttttttgttcacaGCTTCACGGAGAAAAAGGCAAAGGCTATTTATTGTTTGAAACCACTGTTGTGTATTTTGGCATTGTGTGACTGAGGATGTATGAAGTAATTGAGTCTTGCCCTCTCTAGCCGGGCTACTGTTTATTTTGTCCATTACTGAAACATCTCTATCGCCCCTATGCACATGTGTGCTCTGGAATTTAACAACAATAAATGTGTTACTGTACTGTACCTGCCACCAATTCCCAGTATGACTTTCAGCCTTTGTGGACATGCTGTTGACTGATCCCACAGTAACACTATGTGAACTCTTTTCTTGTCATTCTCGTGTTGGTTTGGGAGTTAAACAGTGAAGGGTAAAGCTgttaaagtgacagaaacaagtttaaaacataacaaaaacctCTTTAGAGGCCCAAACGCATCTTTCCTGCATAGAGACATGTGAATAGGAGCTTCTGCTAAAAAACTTCTGTAACGCTGTTAGTGTAAGTGACAGAAACTAAATTAAAGCATGATGAAAACCTCTTTACAAGGGAGAACAGTGGGGTACTACTGTAATGCATGCAGCTTGGATCAGATTGACAGATCCTTCACAGGTGCCCTGGGTTGTTTTGTGATAGTAATATGTTCGTTTTGGGCAACATTTGGACCATAGAGTCTGGCAGCTTACTACTCCAATAATGAAAATTCAGGGAAAAGAAATGGAAGTGAAGATTTCACTCTGCTATCTCAAGACAATACTTGAAAATGATCAAAACAACATATTGGAGGCCAAAATTGTGATGTTTGTCGTTCAAATGTTTCGTGAAGTTGTCACACTTAATAATAGGCTAAGTCTCCtgtttgcatgcatgtttttgtctttcagcaGATCTTGTTTGAACTCATTTTTAGATGAAGTTGCTGCAGTACAAATATGGAGGGTTAAATACGGTTTATAAAAGATTAGGCCGGCTGGATCTAGTTGGATTATCTGTTAGATTTAGCTTTGGTGATTTCAGTACATATGTAAATCTAAAGAAATTGAACTTAAGTTCCCTGCAAACTCTGTTGCAAATAGTCAACGGCAAtcgcataaaagttgtgttatgATTCTTGATTTGGAATTGGAAATGTTTTGGTTTATAGCTGTGATAAGTTTCCTGTAGTCTCTTTAACATGTATGTCAATGTAGATGTATTGTATCTAAGTCAATGTCAATCTATGCAAATAACAACAGCACTGCAGTAAGCATGTGAGTTCTTACCCAAAACTGTATTTATGGGGATTTGTTTGTAAAAATACATTGCAGTTGAAACATTTCTAATGCTTAATGAAGTATTACTTCCACATTGATTGAGAGTCTCATGTTGCTTCATAATGAAAATATGTTGAAATGGTCAatgttttaagattttaaattaaacagtttATATTGCTGCATAGGATTCAAAGTTTTGTGTTAGCTTTGACACAGGCCTAAGGTGTATGTGATGAGGGAAATGGGAATGTTTCTGCCTTGACTATTTAAGTCAAATAAAGGTGTGGCAGGCACTTCATTTTTGGCGTTGCTGGGCAACACTGCCATTATAATCTTTCAGCACATTGTAATGCAAAGGGTCTGCGCaaaaactagacttctgcatTTCCTTTTACGTCTGTCTGGAAATTGGatcaatcacaggtcatttcagagagagaaagagagagagagcgttgtctcagtgcatgcattatTTTAATTTGGTGCATCACGGGCAGCCCAGTATAgccccaaatcaatatctgccaAAGAAATCGTCTAGTCCATCTGCATAGCTATTTATACTTGCTGTGAATACGCAGGCCAcggtgttgcaccggactaaaacaatgcatgcactgagacaaaaaatgcattggcccaactatctacagctaggggagaccgtgatgaGCCCTATTTCAATAAACGGTGGCATGGTCTTTTAAATCaacatgctttttattttttttaatctgttgcaATATCAGTGGCTGCTTCGTTAATCTGCAAAAccagtgtgttttcatgtatcCACAGGTCATCAAACTAAAGTGTCTGCCATAGACACCCAGTGGCCTGACGGAAAACTACACAATGTTGACAATAATTCAGAAAAATCTCATGTCCCCTGCATGCGTAGGGTTTTCTCTGTTTCCCTGATCCTTCAGATACTGATCTTGataaatttattttacaatgaatataTTCTCTCTTGtatgtgcaaaatctggcattGAGTCAAGTAGCCATCTCCACGCATTGTCTGCCTGCCCTCGTTCCCACATATCCACTTGCCTGTGAAGAAGATATTTCACTCTCTTTGCTGCAGGGCAAGATTACTTCTTTCCTCATTTTCAGTAATCTGGCAGAGGAAATTCATTGCACTGTATGTCATGAGACTCATTTGCTATGATTGTGATGAGGAATTTCCCAACTGTATGCCACCATCTCTTGGTCACCAATGATTTTATCCTTGGTCTCTGAGTTTGTTTGTTGTatccttcttctttttaaaaaaaaatcatgttactgtttttgaatccaAAAACAGAGTTTACGTTTTTTAATTTCGTAATTTCGAGATTTTTTTGGCCCTTATTCTGGACAAAGATAATCTGGTCAAAAAAGTGTTTCCATTTCCTGTGTATTTCCATCACTTTTATGAcatctttattttcatttgtttatgtatgaATGATTGCAGTGTAGAAAACCTAGAGcatatattgatgtttttatcaACATGTCATGTGCAGCCCTGCACTTTGCTCAAATGGTGTATCCCTCCTGTTAGTGTAAATACCATAGACTGTTTAAAACAGTAATATTTAGGAATCAGAGTAATTATACCTTGCTTTATAGATGACATAAGATCTTTCTTCTCTATACATTCCATTACCTCTTTAAATAGCCAATTTCTCACATCACTCCATTAGAATCGATAGACATTTGTTGTGAGCCCGTCCGTCCCTGGAGTGTGTTCAACTTCATCTTGAGAATAACTGAATCCAATTCCTCGATTCTCAGATATGACTCCCATATATCTTTAAAGGGATCATCAATGTATGGGACAGCATTCTTGATTTTATCAAACAAATAAGCAGCCTCTATACCAGAATAATTGAAGGTGTACAATTTGCATCTGAAATAATAGATGACGAGTAATACCAGTAGGGGGCAGTAATGCAAATCAAAGGACGCCAACTGATGTAAAacccagaagaagaagaatacaaagaagaagaagaagaagaagaagaagaagaagaagaagaagaagaaaaagagggaataACAGTAAAGTAGTGAAGGAGGTAGGTAGCGAGCTTtagtgctaacgttagctcgctAGACATCTTATTAGTTACTTGCTTACAAGCTATTTTCTAAATATATTGAATATTTGGAAGCTATATATGAAACGCTTCAGCTAAAGGTACGCTAACAGTAACGTTAAGCGTGTTTGCAGACTGTTGCTCTATCGAAACAAACAACTGATTTAGCCACTCGTGCCCCCAGTTGTTGTTGTCCAACCACAAACTgacgtgtaacgttagcttgtaaAATCTGAAATTGAATTGTATTTAAGTAGCTAGCTAAAGTTAGCAATTCTCCCTCCCTAGTggaagtcgagtgcagattggGTCGCGCCTGCGTATCTATGCGACGAGTGAAGCTGTGAGTTTCGAGttacgagagacttctgtaacgtcaacacagtaaacatggacctacttaaccaaggtcgttcactgctggctacaagttagctaCAAACACAACAAGGGCTGCCACTTGAATTGCGTTTAGAGCTATCCTTAGAAATCGAACAATTTTAGCTAGCTAatacgtttttgaaatgactgttAGTTTatctacaagctagcaatcaaacacaacaaaggctgtcactggaatggagttttgagctaacgttagcaatcaaacaatcatagatagctaaacgTTTGATTCCcgtcttctgttattgtttgtaattagaacaatttattatttcatggatttcacaaatttcagcatGACACGTataccgtttaaatctgagcatgcgcgactcaaatcggCTCTCGACTTAATTGGGGAGGGACAGCAATGTTCATTGTTTACTCTGAAAATAAGTTATGTTTTACATGCAACATCACAGATTTAGGACGTCTTAagtcacccccccacccccgaaTTGTGTTAAATGAATTCTCATTTAGGCACACTGCTGAACTAAAAGTGCTAGCTACTAAGATTTAAAAGTAATGTTGAACAAATGTTAGATCATGTAGCCTACACGTTTGCATTAGCAGCCACTGTACTGAATTGTGAGTTCTTAATCTAAATGTGTAGCTACAACACAATCTGCGTTTTGGTTGTTACAGCATTTTGCAACATTGCAAAGAAGTGTCAACGGACGATGTCAAACCCCTCCGTCAGGTACATTACATTATCTAACGACGTGGGtacatttcccccccccctcccctgggACGGTCTGCATGCAGCTTTTGCCTTGACAGTACACTGCATGTGTGGTAAAATATGGCCAACAAACCCAAGACACGCAGCCAATTGTTTAAGAAGCTAACGTGCAAATCAAGGAAGAGGACTGAAGTGAACATTGGATCAGCATTTAAAAGGTGGCGTTCACTAAAAGCAGAACATGGATTGAAAACTGATGCAGAAGTGGCCGTGATCCTGCTGGATGTGTGAGTTATCctccaatttaaaaaattagCGGCAGCTTTCCCTGCCGCTAATTTTGTTACTAGTTTAGCTCCCTGTCAAGCGATGGGTAATGGTTGTGCGTAAAAGATGGATCTGAGGGGACAACTCGTGTGAATTTCTAAATGGATAATGAAGCTCTTTGTCAACCCAAACAGTTAAGCATAATTGTGTGTCTACACCTTACTCGGGTCAATAGAgggatataatatatatagccAGTTGCTACCACAGTGAACCAGGCACCATTATAAACTGAGTAACATTCCTATTGgaccaaataaaataaaaaatacaaactcgTCCCCTA
The nucleotide sequence above comes from Etheostoma spectabile isolate EspeVRDwgs_2016 chromosome 15, UIUC_Espe_1.0, whole genome shotgun sequence. Encoded proteins:
- the emp2 gene encoding epithelial membrane protein 2, which encodes MLIILAFIIFFHLAAAILLFVSTIHNCWWVVSPVGREVIYADLWYSCNSTCYPVENSHTTDAAYLQAVQATMILATIFCCVSFFVFILQLFRLQQGERFIFTSIIQLLASLCVMIAVSIYTAQKNSFHVPSLQEGSYGSSYILAWISFPMTLIGGLMYLVLRKRK